Proteins encoded within one genomic window of Candidatus Giovannonibacteria bacterium:
- a CDS encoding GtrA family protein: MIIKKDYWIGAVAGILTGALTLAILYFLKISFPYQNLAALVLLPVLWAAGVWFGDFLGARVKPFFSQFGRYAAAGFLSTAIDFAVLNLTSYLTGVTAGIIVGWVNAPGFLIAVINGYLWNKLWVFSSETSETKFRSLTDRNLVSDKISLFHDFPKFFAVGVGGLIINSVLIVVLTTYAPASIIETVGSSKWLNYAKFIANIAVLIWNFTGFKFIVFKK, translated from the coding sequence ATGATTATCAAAAAAGATTATTGGATCGGGGCGGTTGCGGGAATTTTGACCGGGGCGCTTACGCTGGCAATTTTGTATTTTTTAAAAATTTCTTTCCCGTACCAAAATCTTGCCGCTTTGGTTTTACTGCCGGTTCTCTGGGCGGCGGGGGTTTGGTTCGGGGACTTTCTCGGGGCGCGAGTGAAACCGTTTTTTTCGCAATTCGGCCGCTACGCCGCCGCGGGGTTTCTTTCCACGGCGATTGACTTTGCGGTTCTCAACCTGACAAGTTATCTTACAGGCGTGACCGCCGGCATAATTGTCGGCTGGGTCAATGCGCCCGGATTTTTAATTGCGGTGATAAACGGATACTTGTGGAACAAACTCTGGGTTTTTTCGTCCGAAACGTCCGAAACTAAGTTTCGGTCACTTACTGACCGAAACTTAGTTTCGGACAAAATCAGCTTGTTTCATGACTTCCCAAAATTTTTCGCCGTTGGCGTTGGCGGACTTATTATAAACAGCGTGTTGATTGTGGTTCTCACCACTTACGCGCCGGCTTCAATCATTGAGACGGTCGGGTCGTCAAAATGGCTGAATTACGCGAAATTTATCGCCAACATCGCCGTGCTTATCTGGAATTTTACCGGTTTTAAATTTATAGTGTTTAAAAAATAG
- a CDS encoding type IV secretion system DNA-binding domain-containing protein, with protein sequence MNPAAFYLFLFITLALWLWLFSVIWIKRERRSSGVSAGLGLGLYLVSIPEARGEKAGEAQAAKDFILKMENFLTGLGGVQRRGIAGKILGNPQFAFEIAAHNRGSEIFFYIAFPRAYEILLQNQLHGAFPEAKIERRPDYNIFNLEGATAGASAFSAESELLPIKTYQKSGSDQLDTITSALSSIKEFGEGAALQIILRVGGENIKSRAHGAAKKMKEGESKKEALGKSGFWKAFLKIFSPSKIGKEKSGASYDEETAKLFEEKASKPAFECNIRILASAESALSADKILKGLAGAFLQYENPEGNGLKIKELGGKRLRKLVERFSFRLFDEEAKIILNVEEIASIYHFPYLKKAAPSVRTLKAKESAPPVNLPKEGVLLGKSSFRGEGREVRLKKDDRRRHFYIIGQTGTGKSALMQNMVSQDILAGEGVAIVDPHGDLIEKILPLIPAERANDVIYFDPGDVARPMGLNMLEFDPRYPEQKSLIVNELLEIFNKLFNMSVAGGPMFEQYFRNAAMLVMEDLESGNTLLEIQRVFADKSFRDFKLSRSKNIVVETFWKQIAERASGEQSIANMATYVVSKFDGFLSNDIMRPIIAQQKSAFNLRGVMDQKKILLLNLSKGKLGELNSNLLGLIIVSKILMASLSRVDRPEAERGDFYLYIDEFQNVTTKSIATILSEARKYKLNMIVAHQFIGQLDEDIKKAIFGNVGSICSFRIGSDDAEYMEKQFQPVFSAEDLLNIDNFSAYLKLLIDGQTSKPFNIKTLPPESGRGDTADYIKELSRSKYSRPREEVEEEIRRRHQALL encoded by the coding sequence ATGAATCCGGCCGCTTTCTACCTTTTTTTATTTATAACGCTGGCGCTCTGGCTCTGGCTTTTTTCCGTAATTTGGATAAAAAGGGAAAGGCGCTCCAGTGGGGTAAGCGCCGGGCTTGGCCTGGGACTTTATCTGGTCAGTATCCCGGAGGCAAGAGGCGAAAAAGCGGGGGAGGCGCAGGCGGCGAAGGATTTTATTTTAAAAATGGAAAATTTTCTCACCGGCTTGGGCGGAGTTCAAAGAAGAGGAATCGCCGGCAAAATTTTAGGAAATCCGCAGTTTGCGTTTGAGATCGCCGCGCACAACCGCGGGAGCGAGATATTTTTCTACATAGCTTTCCCGAGAGCATATGAAATTCTGCTTCAAAATCAACTTCACGGCGCCTTTCCGGAAGCCAAAATAGAAAGAAGGCCTGATTATAATATTTTCAATTTAGAGGGGGCAACAGCCGGCGCCTCCGCGTTTTCCGCCGAATCAGAACTGCTGCCCATAAAAACCTATCAGAAATCCGGAAGCGATCAGTTGGATACGATAACTTCGGCTCTCTCCAGCATAAAAGAATTCGGCGAGGGCGCGGCTTTACAGATAATTTTGAGAGTCGGAGGGGAAAATATCAAAAGCCGCGCGCATGGGGCGGCAAAAAAAATGAAAGAAGGGGAGAGTAAAAAAGAAGCGCTGGGCAAAAGCGGTTTTTGGAAAGCGTTTTTGAAAATTTTTTCCCCGTCAAAGATCGGTAAAGAAAAAAGCGGCGCAAGTTACGACGAAGAAACGGCAAAGCTTTTTGAAGAAAAGGCCTCAAAGCCGGCGTTTGAATGCAATATACGCATTCTTGCCTCAGCCGAGAGCGCGCTCTCGGCTGATAAGATTTTGAAAGGGCTTGCCGGGGCTTTTTTGCAGTATGAAAATCCGGAGGGCAACGGCCTGAAAATTAAAGAGCTTGGTGGAAAACGTTTAAGAAAATTGGTTGAGCGTTTTTCTTTCCGCCTTTTTGACGAAGAAGCCAAAATAATTTTAAACGTTGAGGAAATCGCGAGCATTTACCATTTTCCATATCTGAAAAAGGCCGCTCCCTCCGTGCGCACCTTAAAAGCGAAAGAGTCCGCTCCGCCGGTCAATTTGCCGAAAGAGGGCGTTTTGCTCGGCAAAAGCTCATTCCGGGGCGAGGGGCGCGAAGTGCGGCTAAAAAAAGACGACCGCAGAAGGCATTTTTACATCATTGGGCAGACGGGCACCGGAAAATCCGCGCTTATGCAAAACATGGTCAGTCAGGACATTTTGGCCGGCGAGGGGGTGGCAATTGTGGACCCGCACGGCGACCTTATTGAAAAAATCCTGCCTTTAATTCCTGCAGAGCGCGCAAATGACGTAATTTATTTTGACCCCGGGGATGTTGCGCGCCCGATGGGCCTCAACATGCTGGAGTTTGACCCCCGCTATCCCGAGCAGAAAAGTTTAATCGTCAACGAGCTTTTGGAAATTTTTAACAAGCTTTTTAATATGTCGGTTGCCGGAGGGCCGATGTTTGAGCAATACTTCAGAAACGCGGCGATGCTGGTTATGGAAGACCTGGAGAGCGGCAACACGCTTTTGGAAATCCAGAGGGTTTTCGCGGATAAATCCTTCCGCGACTTTAAGCTCTCGCGCTCCAAAAATATAGTCGTGGAGACCTTTTGGAAGCAGATTGCGGAGCGCGCCTCGGGAGAGCAATCCATTGCCAACATGGCGACTTACGTTGTGAGCAAGTTTGACGGATTTTTATCCAATGACATTATGCGCCCGATAATCGCCCAGCAAAAGTCCGCCTTTAATCTGCGCGGCGTTATGGACCAGAAAAAAATCCTTCTTTTGAATTTATCCAAGGGGAAACTCGGCGAGCTCAATTCAAATCTTTTGGGGCTCATTATAGTTAGCAAGATTTTAATGGCCTCGCTATCAAGAGTGGACAGACCGGAGGCAGAGCGCGGCGATTTTTACCTCTATATTGACGAGTTTCAAAACGTGACCACAAAATCCATTGCCACAATCCTTTCCGAGGCGAGAAAATATAAATTGAACATGATAGTTGCGCACCAGTTCATAGGCCAGCTTGACGAGGACATTAAAAAGGCGATTTTCGGAAACGTCGGCTCCATCTGCTCTTTTAGAATCGGCTCCGACGACGCCGAGTATATGGAAAAACAATTCCAGCCGGTGTTTTCCGCGGAGGACCTTTTAAACATTGATAATTTCAGCGCTTATCTCAAATTGCTGATTGACGGCCAGACCTCAAAGCCCTTTAATATAAAAACTCTGCCTCCGGAAAGCGGCCGCGGGGATACAGCCGATTACATAAAAGAGCTCTCGCGCTCCAAATACTCGCGCCCGCGCGAGGAAGTAGAGGAGGAAATTAGAAGGAGGCATCAGGCATTATTATGA
- a CDS encoding glycosyltransferase family 39 protein — MKNHWVLVLLILALAAFFRFWDLKSAPPGLWADEAVNGVNALRVIETNPPAGGWKVFYPENFGREGLFINIQSVFVKSFGTEPWVLRLPSAIFGVLTILGLYLMTLELFRNSKLEIENSHGEFIALASSLFLATSFWHINFSRIGFRAIMAPFFLVWSFYFLLKGTSRRPTSYGRRTSIIILAGFTFGLGFHSYIAYRIAPVIALLPLWKFYKNWKNQEAGLPLGSPASKYCAPCFIGLFIFAAFIASLPLLWYYVQNPQDFLGRTAAISIFDAPSPLGQFSENLIKTLGMFNIAGDFNWRHNLTGSPQLWWPVGILFLIGIWKSLKKLQWPYSFVLLWFITMLLPVAVSNESLPHALRAIILIPPAMIFAALGLNWLWENVKPQFRIFIYIFLATAVLQAYSQYFLHWAPNFNVHQAFQTEITEKARWLKAEPKDIKKYVVTDAVDQADTTGTPMSFQPIVFITDTFYSQKQAEKNIYYISLKNLDYADCSQKCEFLPVEYRPAIFKTIKQKIPGLRLDASSGFVVLKNY, encoded by the coding sequence ATGAAAAACCACTGGGTTTTAGTGTTGTTGATATTGGCCTTGGCAGCGTTTTTCCGTTTTTGGGATTTAAAGAGCGCCCCGCCGGGGCTTTGGGCGGATGAGGCAGTAAATGGCGTCAACGCGCTGCGGGTTATTGAAACTAATCCGCCAGCTGGCGGATGGAAAGTTTTTTATCCGGAAAATTTCGGCCGCGAAGGCCTTTTTATAAACATTCAATCCGTTTTTGTAAAATCATTCGGCACCGAGCCGTGGGTATTGCGCTTGCCGTCGGCGATATTTGGAGTATTAACTATTTTAGGACTATATTTAATGACTTTGGAATTGTTTAGGAATTCGAAATTAGAAATTGAAAATTCTCATGGCGAGTTCATTGCTTTGGCATCATCATTATTTCTCGCCACGAGCTTTTGGCATATTAATTTCTCGCGGATAGGATTCCGCGCGATTATGGCGCCGTTTTTTTTGGTGTGGAGTTTTTATTTTTTACTAAAAGGAACGTCGAGACGTCCGACGTCCTATGGACGTCGGACGTCCATAATTATTCTCGCCGGCTTCACTTTCGGCCTTGGCTTCCATTCATATATCGCTTATCGCATCGCGCCGGTAATTGCGCTGTTACCGCTGTGGAAATTTTACAAAAACTGGAAAAATCAGGAAGCCGGACTTCCACTTGGAAGTCCGGCTTCCAAGTACTGCGCTCCGTGCTTTATTGGACTTTTTATTTTCGCCGCTTTCATCGCCTCGCTCCCCCTTCTTTGGTATTACGTCCAAAATCCGCAGGATTTTTTGGGGCGGACGGCGGCGATTTCAATTTTTGACGCTCCCAGCCCGCTCGGACAATTTTCAGAAAATCTTATAAAAACGCTGGGGATGTTCAATATCGCTGGCGATTTCAACTGGCGGCACAATCTCACCGGCTCTCCGCAGCTTTGGTGGCCAGTGGGAATTTTATTTTTAATCGGCATATGGAAATCGCTTAAAAAATTACAGTGGCCATATAGTTTTGTGTTGCTGTGGTTTATAACGATGCTTTTGCCGGTTGCCGTTTCCAATGAATCTTTGCCGCACGCGCTCCGCGCGATTATTTTAATTCCGCCAGCGATGATTTTCGCCGCCTTGGGGCTAAATTGGCTTTGGGAAAATGTCAAGCCGCAGTTCAGGATTTTTATTTATATTTTTTTGGCCACCGCCGTGCTTCAGGCCTACAGCCAGTATTTTTTACACTGGGCGCCGAATTTCAACGTTCATCAGGCATTTCAGACAGAAATTACCGAAAAGGCACGCTGGCTTAAGGCAGAGCCCAAAGACATAAAAAAATACGTCGTTACCGACGCGGTTGACCAAGCGGACACAACCGGCACGCCGATGTCCTTTCAGCCGATAGTTTTTATCACGGACACCTTTTATTCGCAGAAACAGGCGGAGAAAAATATTTATTATATTTCTTTAAAGAATCTTGATTACGCGGATTGTTCCCAAAAATGCGAGTTTCTGCCCGTGGAATACCGCCCAGCTATTTTTAAAACAATCAAACAAAAAATCCCGGGCTTGCGCTTAGACGCCTCTTCGGGATTTGTGGTATTAAAAAATTATTGA
- a CDS encoding glycosyltransferase family 39 protein, which translates to MDKYANVLAVLMLVAMFGLMLASSWNDSAIFDEVAHIGAGYTYLKYLDGRLNPEHPPLLKSMAALPLLFLSASGRIKENIAAQPFWTMENVNDRQWATGNYLLYEAGNDADRILFWSRLPMILLTILFGWILFSWVKKRYGAAVGLLTLFFFAVSPTFLAHGRYVTTDVGAALGFFLGIIFFLRFLERQDLKSATWLGVVLGLVLLFKFSLVLLLPIYLIILIFKNWNLIENWKLKIRNLALATIIALAVIYAAYIPQIWGYPHDQQMKDARYILAGYQYPSLAKLDFWLTEQTLTRPLGLYLQGFLMVARRTAGGNTAYFMGEISSKGWWSYFPVLAITKEQLGFYILAIIALFTAIKNRARPDFNSLAAIIFIIFYWASSILNPLNIGVRHVLPTFPFLYFLVAKGLISGRPTSYGRRTSIYLISTWMIIETLFAFPYYLSYYNILGGGEENGYKIATDSNYDWGQDLKRLTFWVKENNLDKIYLDYFGGGSPKYYLGDKFEPWWPAKGAPPRESYFAISINSLAGSENLYPWLKSKNLAARAGSSILIYRF; encoded by the coding sequence ATGGATAAATATGCCAATGTTTTAGCGGTTTTGATGCTTGTAGCGATGTTCGGGCTGATGCTTGCTTCCAGTTGGAACGATTCGGCGATTTTTGACGAGGTGGCGCATATCGGCGCGGGTTATACTTATCTTAAATATCTGGACGGGCGGTTAAATCCGGAGCACCCGCCGCTTCTCAAGAGCATGGCCGCTTTGCCGCTTTTGTTTTTATCCGCCAGTGGGCGGATTAAAGAAAATATCGCGGCGCAGCCATTTTGGACTATGGAGAATGTAAATGACCGCCAATGGGCCACGGGTAATTATCTTTTATATGAGGCGGGCAATGACGCGGACCGGATTCTTTTCTGGTCGCGCCTGCCGATGATTCTGCTTACGATATTGTTTGGCTGGATATTATTTTCTTGGGTAAAAAAGCGCTATGGCGCAGCGGTGGGGTTGCTTACTTTGTTTTTCTTCGCTGTCTCCCCCACTTTTTTGGCGCATGGCCGATACGTAACAACAGACGTCGGCGCCGCGCTCGGATTTTTCCTGGGAATAATTTTCTTTTTGCGGTTTTTGGAACGGCAAGATTTAAAGTCAGCAACTTGGCTCGGTGTAGTGTTGGGGCTTGTCTTGCTTTTTAAATTCTCTTTAGTTTTATTACTCCCGATTTATTTAATAATTTTAATATTTAAAAATTGGAATTTGATTGAAAATTGGAAATTGAAAATTAGAAATTTAGCGTTAGCCACCATTATCGCGCTCGCTGTAATTTACGCCGCGTATATTCCGCAAATCTGGGGTTATCCGCATGACCAGCAGATGAAAGACGCGCGCTACATCCTTGCCGGCTATCAGTATCCCTCTTTGGCCAAGCTGGATTTTTGGCTGACCGAACAAACGCTCACAAGGCCGCTTGGGCTTTACCTGCAAGGATTTTTGATGGTTGCGCGGCGCACCGCCGGTGGGAACACGGCCTATTTTATGGGTGAAATTTCATCAAAAGGATGGTGGTCCTATTTTCCGGTTCTGGCAATCACAAAAGAACAGCTGGGGTTTTATATTCTGGCGATAATTGCTTTATTTACGGCGATTAAGAATCGGGCTCGGCCGGATTTTAATTCGCTCGCGGCTATTATTTTTATAATTTTTTACTGGGCAAGCTCAATTTTAAATCCTCTTAACATCGGCGTACGGCATGTTCTGCCGACTTTCCCTTTTCTTTACTTTTTGGTTGCGAAAGGCTTAATTTCAGGACGTCCGACGTCCTATGGACGTCGGACGTCCATATATTTAATTAGCACTTGGATGATTATAGAAACACTTTTTGCTTTCCCATATTATCTTTCTTACTACAACATTTTGGGCGGCGGCGAAGAAAACGGATATAAAATCGCAACCGATTCAAACTACGACTGGGGGCAAGACCTAAAACGTTTGACGTTTTGGGTGAAAGAAAACAATCTAGATAAAATTTATCTTGATTATTTCGGAGGCGGCTCGCCTAAATATTATCTGGGCGATAAATTTGAGCCGTGGTGGCCAGCAAAGGGCGCACCTCCCCGGGAAAGCTATTTCGCGATCTCTATAAATAGTTTAGCCGGGTCGGAGAATTTATATCCTTGGCTGAAAAGTAAAAACCTCGCTGCGCGCGCCGGCAGTTCAATCTTAATCTACAGGTTTTAA
- the serS gene encoding serine--tRNA ligase, which produces MLDIKFIRENKDLIKEAARKKRVIVDVDRLLAVDEKRRAMIQEVDNLRQEHKKFTGASEEAKISKDKLSHKEFELGAVEKEFEELMLLVPNVPDPSVPEGKSDAENVEIRKWGEIRVEHGKNYLNLMQLRDALDLERGAKVSGFRGYFLKGDAALLSMALWQFTLDVLVKKEFTPFLAPVLVRRENLIGTGWVGGTTPEEGEDVYKTQDDLYLSGTAEVPMMGYHADEILREEDLPKKYVAFSPCFRREAGSYGKDAKGLFRVHEFFKVEQVVLCRADHQESVRWHEELTKNSEEIMQALEIPYRVVINCGGDLGLGQVKKYDIEAWIPSEKRYRETHSASYFHDFQTRRLNIKYKDSSGKIHFVHSLNNTAIATPRILEALLENHQEPDGEIKIPAALQKYL; this is translated from the coding sequence ATGCTGGATATAAAATTTATCAGAGAAAATAAGGATTTAATAAAAGAAGCGGCAAGGAAGAAGCGTGTGATTGTTGATGTTGACCGGCTTTTGGCGGTTGACGAAAAGAGGAGGGCGATGATTCAAGAGGTAGATAATTTAAGGCAGGAACATAAAAAATTTACCGGGGCATCCGAAGAAGCAAAAATTTCAAAAGACAAGCTCTCCCATAAAGAATTTGAACTTGGCGCCGTGGAAAAAGAGTTTGAAGAGCTGATGCTACTGGTGCCAAATGTCCCGGACCCGTCGGTGCCGGAGGGGAAATCCGACGCTGAAAATGTAGAAATCCGCAAATGGGGAGAGATAAGAGTTGAGCACGGAAAAAATTATCTAAACCTGATGCAGCTGCGCGACGCGCTCGACCTTGAGCGCGGAGCGAAAGTTTCCGGCTTCCGCGGATATTTTTTGAAGGGCGACGCGGCGCTTTTATCTATGGCGCTTTGGCAATTTACTCTGGATGTTCTGGTTAAAAAAGAGTTTACGCCATTTTTAGCGCCGGTTTTGGTAAGAAGAGAAAATTTGATTGGCACGGGGTGGGTTGGCGGGACTACGCCGGAGGAGGGAGAGGACGTTTATAAGACGCAGGACGATTTATATCTCTCCGGTACGGCCGAAGTTCCCATGATGGGCTATCATGCAGACGAAATATTAAGAGAAGAGGATTTGCCGAAAAAATACGTCGCATTTTCACCGTGTTTCCGGCGAGAGGCCGGCAGTTACGGCAAAGACGCGAAAGGCCTTTTCCGCGTGCACGAATTTTTTAAAGTTGAGCAGGTTGTGCTTTGCCGCGCAGACCACCAGGAATCGGTGAGGTGGCATGAGGAGCTTACTAAAAATTCTGAAGAGATTATGCAAGCACTTGAAATTCCTTACCGCGTGGTTATAAATTGCGGAGGCGATTTGGGCTTGGGGCAGGTCAAAAAATACGATATTGAGGCCTGGATTCCATCAGAAAAAAGATACCGCGAAACGCACTCGGCGTCATATTTCCATGATTTTCAGACAAGGCGGTTAAATATTAAATATAAGGATTCTTCCGGCAAAATTCATTTCGTGCATTCATTAAACAATACCGCCATCGCTACGCCGCGGATTTTGGAAGCGCTTCTGGAGAACCATCAGGAACCAGACGGTGAAATAAAAATCCCCGCTGCGCTGCAAAAATATTTGTGA
- a CDS encoding dihydrofolate reductase family protein, which translates to MENKWGDKVIITDANPNEILRMLEEKGFTTVFLAGGGALNASFMKEKLINEIYLDVEPVIFGKGIQVVAPSEFEYELDLLEIKKLNKDTVQLHYLVK; encoded by the coding sequence AAGTTATTATCACTGATGCTAATCCAAACGAAATCTTACGGATGTTGGAAGAAAAAGGTTTTACTACCGTTTTCCTGGCTGGCGGCGGCGCACTTAACGCCTCCTTTATGAAAGAAAAACTTATAAACGAAATATATTTAGATGTTGAACCGGTGATATTTGGAAAAGGTATTCAAGTGGTTGCTCCTTCGGAATTTGAGTATGAACTTGACTTGCTTGAAATTAAAAAACTCAATAAAGATACTGTTCAGTTGCATTATCTTGTAAAATAA